GGGTTAAGCTTCAACGCAACTGTAGATTGAAGAAACCATACAATGGTTTTTCCGactaaataggtattttattagtCATGTTGGATACAAAGAACGTTACTAGTTCTGACTGGTTTTAAACTTTTCTTATATCAGAcacttgtttaatgttttccGGAAAATTATGGTAACCGGAGGGAGTAGTTAGGTAGGACAAGCATACAGCTAcgtagtatgtatgtatcttcGAACTTCCTGTTTTTACCCAGAACACAAATTCAAGCAGCTATTCATTTTTCTTATTACTTATTCTATGAAATAGCGAGAAGGCGAGTTGGGAGGGTTGTGGCGGCGGGCGACAGAAAGAAGGCGCCAATATAAACAAGTCATTGGTAGCTCTCAGTAACGTCATCTCTGCTCTCGGTGAGTACAAGTAATTTGATGCTTACAGGAGTTGCTTCATAGAACCTAGACTAGAAAAGACTTTttgacagtgttttgtttatttttcgtagTAAGTGGAGGTGCGACGCGCGGTAGATTTGTCCCTTACCGCGACTCTGCTCTCACTTGGCTACTAAAAGATTGCTTCACAGGCGGAGGCAGCACATTTATAATAGCCAGTAAGTTCACAACtagtttaaaaacatttcaaaactgTTCTGTTTAATTAGAATGTTAGGTAAGCTTCGAGGTCTATGTCTATAGCTCTTATGAGATAGCACCttgacatacatattatttgtattagtaTGCGTGATTATGTCAGATATAACACAGAATTTGTGTTGAAAGCTGTTCTGACCTTGGTGCAAAACCACTGTAATAAATCaaatctgtttattttataattatggaGTTTATTAGCCCACATAAAGAAGCCAATGtgtattgaatttaaattgatatttgttgTGAATTTTATGAAGCTGTATCGCCGAGTGTCGCGTGCTACGGCGAGTCTGCATCGACTCTGCGCTGGGCGGCCCGAGCTCGCCAGCTGCCCACCCCCCGCGCTGCCAGCGGTGGCACCCACGTGGCCACACGAGCTGCTCTACAAGCTCAGCTCAATCAACTCATTTCTGAACTTTCTAGGAACCATATTCGATATGTAAGTAACATAAATAAGATGCTGAAAAACTTGAAATATCATctatgtaattaaaacatttgttattaGGTGCCCGAAactggaaaaatattatttgataacgAGCATTGGGCATTACAATCAAATGAACATGATTTGAGACCTACAGAATTAGATAAAACTGCAAACATAGGCAACATTATGAACATAACGCGTCCCAAACCCGACGCGACCAATTCCGAGTCAACTGCTTCATCAGTAGCTAGCGGCAGTTCAGATGTCATCAATACCATGGACAAGAACACCATCATTGCAAGCGAAATTAACAAAGAAATGGACAAATTATTTGGACCTGCCCTCGAAAGAGCTAGCAGTGGAGATGACCTTAAAGTTGTTGCCCCACTTAGGCTTAAGAAAAGACAGTGCAGATCACAAGAGGTTTTAGCTAAAGAGGAAATATCAGTGGTAGGTCAAAATAGCAATTTGGGGAGTACACTACCAAGTCAAAGTGAAGATCAAATAAATGTTGTGCCCAGCAAAGAAAAACCTAAAATCCCATCTATTACCATACTTCATGATAACCAGAGAGCAGAAATTGTTGCTTCAGTAACAGAGAGACTTTACACGAAacttaaaaagaaagaagaagcggCTGTTTCTAAAGTAGAATCAATGGTGGACAGGAAAATAATGGAACCACTTAGTGAACTTAAAATCTGCACAAATGCACGCCAAAGACTAATGGAATTAAGTCAAAGAGCTATTCGAAATAAAAGACGAATAGGTATACCAGCGCATACGCAAACAAGAATTACGGTCACTAGAGTCAGAGATCAAGCTATTGATGTTCAGACGGATCTTTATTCATATATTTCCAAGAATAAGCGCCCTTATATATTCTGTAGAGATGCAACTACCGAGACGGTCCCCATGACCCCGCGATGTAAAGAAATAGCAGTAGGACCGACAGGTTCCTTAGACTCTAGTGATATGTCAACAGAAACCAAACGAGTGGTTTATAAGAACTCCTGTGCGATGACTGATGTCGTCATGAAAAATGAACGATGCACACAAACACTTGTTGTACCTCCACCTAGAAGGAAGAAACGTTTATCAAAGCATGCTTGCAGCAAAGAAAACTGCAATTTTTCTGAAGATTTCTCTCCTACACCtgtaataagtattaatatttcaCAAGTCTACCCTGTGGATATGGAATCTCAAAGTTCGGATGATAATTCAGAAAATTTAAATTTGACGAACAGTAAATCCAGCGTTGTAACTACAACTCCGGATTTGTTGACGAATCATAGTACAGTTGATCCACACCATATTATCGATATAGGAGAAGATGAGATCAGAGTTTTAGTAAATGTACCAGAAACGGAAAGTCCTAAAATAATTCCTAGCATAGATAAAGAGAAATCTGCTGAATACATGCAACATAATGAAGAGTTCCCAGATACAGATCTTACTCTCCCAAGAGTGAGTCCTAATGCAGTGACAAAAGCTAACAGttctgatataaaaaatatgatactgGGAAGAAACCAAAATATATATCCTTATAACATTATACTATCACCTCCAAAAGAAAGAGACACAAAACGAATCGTTACATTTGAAGATACCCGTTCAGATCAGACAAACGTCCCAGCTCTGGAAACTGCCATAAATTGTGAAAATGTGTCTATTAAAAATGATACTACTTCTGATAACATGACAACATCGGAAAAAGATTTTCCAGAATGCGACAAAGATTACGAGAGTATATGCTCAGATACTACAGAATCTAGCAAAGTTGATACAGATTCTTTTATTTGGAAGAAGGGAGGTAGTAGAACACTGGGCAGTTTGAAAAAGAATTATGTGCCTGTATACAAGAGCACCAAgtataaaacaacaaaagcCAGAGTTCTTAAAGATTTCATGGGGTTTGAATCAGAAGAAAACGAAATTGGTTTTTCAAACAATGAAGGTCAAAAAACATACAGAGATGCAAGTTCTAGTGATAGTCGTGATACTGACAATGCATGGGAATACAAAAGCAGACGTCGTAAGCCATATTACGGAAATTCCTGCTTCAATCATGACAACGATTGTAGTCACGACAGTATTGATGAATTTCAAAGTTCTGAAAGAAAATTACTCGAGTCATGTAGTAATTTGGAAGAGACCatcaataaatatgaaaattatgtttCGAATTACAAAAAAGGTAATAAAGTTGATAGTGTTGAACCTATCATGAGGCGACCCAAAGAGTATCTGCAGCATTTAGTACAATTAAGAAGAGAGGTAGTGAAAGCGGAGAGCGATAATACGGATAGCTCTTTAGATTGTCGTAAATAACgttgtgtatgtttgtttagaataagaataaaataatatgaggACTTTTTCTTATTCatcaattaatgtatttttgtaataaatgaattaatttttaaaatattgttatttattcatattacaTTCCTATTACATCAACATAAGAATTGTTGAACCGATGATGAAGGGTTTTtatgaagtacctacttatgtgaTCTTTCACCGTGAACATTTTATCGCGGAATTATACAAATTTAGCAAAACTTGTGACATTCCCATTATTTATGTCCGAAATACTGCACTGTTGGTAAAATGgttcaaatgaaaatattattttaattagatgTAGGTCAGTAAAGGTTGAATCATTGTGTCTGACTCCTGAAAAGATAGTAGTCAAGATTACGCTAAAAGCCCCAAAATTAATTGATGACCCTGCGGTAAAATTCAAGTTCATTGCAATGGAAAGACTTGTGTGACCCTGCTGGTAAACATTAGAAACCATTATGAAATAGTCAAGTTAGCGAAGTGGCTCAGCTGTGAGAGCCTCACCGGTCATTAAGAATGCACTAGCGCTCGCGAACAACGTCCATACTAATACAATTTGGTATTAGTAAACGAACTTAGTAAAgtttactttttatacaaaaaaaaacattgtgaaATTAGGAAGTGCAACGTGACCTGTTGTTATCTAAAATGtcttttttcttaacacaaGTGTTTAATACTCAAACAATAGTATTCGTGACTTTTGCTGTTATTTACACGTTTCTGTGGTTTCGATACAAGTTTACTTACTGGTCCAAAAGGGGTGTTGTGGGACCTGAGccagaatttatttttggtaatattaaaaaagtgaTCAAAAGGAAAGAGCAGTTTTTCCAGCCTTATTATGATAATTACttcaaatataaacatttaCCATACATTGGTATGTATTCTTTTCATCAACCGGTGCTGTCTATACATGACCCAGATATCGCAAAGCTTATGTTGATAAAAGACTTTGACAGCTTCCAATCGCGAGGAACTTATGACGGTGGTGTTGGAGACCCGTTAGCGGCGAATCTGTTCAACATCAGCGGGAAGCGATGGAAAAGCTTGCGTTTAAAGATGACTCCGACCTTCACGCCTGGAAAACTAAAGACCATGTACCCGATTGTAGAGGATATAGCGAACCAAGCTTTGAGTTATGTCGATGTTTTACAGTCGAATAAGGAGACAGTCAATTTCTCTGATTTTTATTCGAAATATGCGATGGAGATAATCGGAAATGTTGGTTTCGGCGTTGAATGTAATGGTTTCGTAAACCCTAAATCGGAGTTTTATGTGAGAGGACATGAATACTTCGATCATCAATCACATTATTGGTAaggtatttttcatttattatttggtGTATTATCAAAATCTATGAATCTATCTACCAATTTAATCCAAATATCTATTGAATTAAACTTGAGCATATACGTTTACGACTCAGTTAACCGCAAAACAAGGTATTTCTCAACTCATTATTATGAAATGACAGAGTAGACGAGGTATTATTGCCGAGTTTGATAGAAGTTTGTTTATATCGttagcaaaacaaaagaaaattcctATGTACACATTGTTAGGCAAAAAATGCCGTTTATAAATGCTGTTTGAATTTTTAGGAGACTCATCAGAGCATTTGCATTTTTCGCACCAGACACTTTTGATAGCTTGAAGATAAGACGAATAAGTTCCAAAATAGAGAACTTTTTCTGTGGCATTGTTAAGAGAACTGTGGAATACCGCCAAAAGCATCGTGTCACGCGAAATGACTTTCTGCAGACGCTTATCGAACTAAAGAACGGACATGTGGTCGATGAACAAGGTACGTACTCGAAGGTGAGCGAATTGTATTgcaatttataaaaagaaaaattaagtcCTGAAGATTAAAGACCTCCATGCGCTGCATGGTTGGCTGAGCGATTACTGCATGAGTCTATTAAACATCGTATCTAGAATAAAAGATGGTGTATCACTATctaaaagattaaaatgttTCAGGTAAAGTGAAATATACGATAACGGACTTTCCATTCTCAATGACGGATGTAGCAGCGAACACAATGCTATACATGATCGCTGGTTACGAGACATCGGCTACTACCGGTCAGTTCGCGGCCTACCAGTTGGCTTTGAACCCTCACATCCAAGCCAGAGCGAGGCAAGAGGTGCTCACCGTACTCGAGAAGTATGGCGGCGAGTGCACCTACGAAGCTCAGAACGAGATGGTCTACTTAAATATGATTTTGGATGGTGAGTGAGACGTAATTTAAACAGAATATAAAGCATTACTATAGGAGCAGACCTTGATATTCAAAATTGAGAAATAGCATTCGTTTTCGAAAATATTATCCTAATCTATAATTCATATTATGTGCCAGAATTACGCATTTCGCCACGGTTTTATACATCAATCCACAACCTGCTATTACTACACGAttaaaaaatgataatattattttaatatattgctAACAGAAACCATGCGGATGCATCCATCAATGCGGGCTTTGTTCAGAAGATGTAACAAGGACTACAAACTGCCCAACAGCGACCTAGTGATAGAAAAAGGCACAATGGTGTTTATACCCATTCACGCCATCCAGATGGACCCTGACATATTCCCAGAGCCAGAGAAATTCGATCCTGAACGATTTTCGCCGGAAAATAAGGCAAAGTTACACCCGTGTCACTGGATGCCGTTTGGGGAAGGACCAAAGAAATGTTTAGGTAAGTTTTAGTTCTTCAACAGCTACGTGTTTCGGTAGAGCAGCTTGTCTTTTGTTtggatcattttatttatgaaaaatatccACATCAAATTGTTGCGTCGAGTTGTAAGCATAGGGGAACACAGAGAGGAAGCATTTTCCTTGATGCTATGTAGTTCTGACACATCTTTAAAACTCCGCCTGTTTGGTGTAACTGCTTAGGAGATTTACATTGAACCTCGAATAATCGATTGAAAAGGTAAATAGCAATCCATTTAATCTGGAGGTATATTTGAAATGccataaataagttaaataaatatttcacagaaGTTGCaagcattattatattatataccgTATCCGTCAATGTATGAGTGGATTTTATTGCATTcagaattattatattttattttatattgtctgCAGTCGTCACGTTTTTAagattataaaagttattactGGGTCATTGAACGAAGTATCTTAGTAGAAGTGCCAAGTTAGAACATACCTTTATGTACCAAAACGTTGTTGAACCATAGGCATAGGTTAAGTTTATGGATTGTGTAATCATTTAAAAGTCAATAATGTGCATATTGGCGTTGTTCTTGACCTGCCTCTACCGGACTGCATAGTTCGCGAGTCATCGACACAAATTAACGTCATTGAGCATTACTATACGGGGTCACTAAACTATTTTATACACGATGTTTTGGACTTTGGACAATTAAGTGTGATCTTCGATTTGATAGGAACCTTGATCAATAATGGCTCTTTGATTCTCAGGTGTAAGACAAGGTTATATTCAATCGAAGATGGCGTTGATAAAGGTGTTGCACAAGTACGAGCTAATATTGGATGATAGAACCGAGGTACCGATGAAGATTAAGAACTCTTCGCTCGTGTATGCAGCACACGGCGGAGTGTGGCTCAAGCTGAGACGATTGGACACGTAGAACACGTATGTAGTCCTATTTGTAAGATCAGTGTTTATGTAACCCTTAGTGCTGTCGTGTAGACGCAATGCTGTGGGtgactaaacaaacaaatatttacacacATTTATTATTACACACTTATTAATTGATGTGAACTATACTAGCATGTGATGCATGTACCTATTGTGTTCACGATTTATAATAATGTCCCTATGCCATTGGAAACCTACGagtacactcttttgcaaaaaaacgggcacctatgcgaaatcttagttttaaggactttacgtgtatttcaaagggttttaatgattgtagtatgtttctagcatcaaaagagttagccgagcatgcgtgagagtgtattctaaacttgaattttgtacaattgctaagaaattgattgaaccttgttttggactaattgctggcagaaagttcgtcggtgttttgaaaagtttttgaagtgattttcaggaaaatgataatgcagttttaattaatgattaatgtacttttttgttacagcaaaacatttttgaaaaactatgcgtatttgataaaattttcacctgctctaaatgggctatactgatgattgatggcaatgtaaagagtttcggtatttaagtgtaaagcgttctattgtttagatattgtacccacgtgttttaaaatatggctttttcataaataaacactatttagaagagtatcagtaccgttggctgcgataaaaccaatttaaagtaagcagtgcccatcacaactcgtctcctataggactttgacatttttaaaagtcttgaaattctttaaaatacagaaaatagcgcatagactgtgagcacaaGGTCTTAAGGTatcgtaattactgatttttaaacaaccccgtctcttgggaaactccgtagacctctgaagatctatgactctgagcgttcaaatagcgtgttttcatcccacggatattttattaaataaacttgcctacaccgagattttctggcatctgcagcactttcctgcttaaatcataacaataattggctagctgctcatttcttaagaaacatacgtttggccaataattttgaattcttgactccctttcagctaaatcgttgtttagtaacccgatacctatggagttatcgagagcttcaacgaggcaataatttgactttttagatagctttaaccctcctcatcatttttcatgtggttaattttaacatttatcacaaaatttggtattttttaaatgtcaaagtccgataggagacggattgtgatcggcactgcttactttaattttgttttgtcgcagccaaaggtactgatactcttctaaatagtgtttatttatgaaaaagccatattttaaaacacgtgggtacaatatctaaacaatagaactctttacactaaaataccgaaactcttaacattgccatcaatcatcagtatagcctatttagagcaggtgaaatttttatcaaatacgcatagtttttcaaaaatgttttgctgtaacaaaaaagtacattaatcattaattaaaactgcattatcattttcctgaaaatcacttcaaaaacttttcaaaacaccgacgaactttctgccagcaattagtccaaaactaggtttaaccaatttcttagcaattgtacaaaattcaaatttagaatacactctcacgcatgcttggctaactcttttgatgctagaaacatacaacaatcattaaaaccctttgaaatacacgtaaagtccttaaaactaagatttcgcataggtgcccgttttttttgcaaaagagtttatatggGGACATCGCGTTTTGGCGGGTCATAAAAAGCATGACAATTGATTCGTTGTGCCAATAGACGGTGGCGAAAAATGTAGATCAATTAGGAGCTTTTAATGATATTCTGGATAGATATTATGCCCAAGTGTACGCATTTACGAGATAACATTTTAACCAAATTCCTTAATTTACAGGTATATTTGAATAGACGCAACAAGGACGTCGATGAAAAAATATCGTAAAGAAGAGGAAActagtggtcaaaataggttttTTGCTTCGCAGTGTTCAGTGTAACTTTATGCGAATGaactatttatgtattaaagGCACAACCAGCGTGTTTAAAGTTTTACGAGTGGCCCTtaagtggttatttactttgtgCATCAACTAGGTCGTCTAAGTGTTAACACAGACTTTATTTAGAATTTGAATGGATGAGCCAACCTAGGAAGCACGTGTTGTTGACAGCATAGATTAACATAGCGAGAGCTTAATTAGATGGattaataatgtaatgttaaaatacgaattattgtatgtttgtatCCGACCTTCAagaagttttatgtttttaacaaCAACAATGGCGCTATGGCGTTACTTTTGTAAGATGTTTCTATTAAATGACTTAAATTTTTATCCTTCGtttatatttactgtttttACCCTGGTTGATCGCCCTTCGTTATTCCATAATCATCCcagcccagccttttcccaatgaTGTTTGGGTTTGCTTCCgttctaactggatgcagctgagtactaatgGTTCACTTGGAGcgacgtcctcaacccagttgcccggacAATcgcctttggtaagactggttagtGCTTCTAAGTACCCGTcacgactgtcaaagatattcaaatgacagctggttTAAATGCAATACACTAATTTATGTTGCCTTGTGAAACACGGAAATGGTCGATGCTCGTAAAGTCACCTCATGAATCACATTATTCCATCACGAACAAACACAGAAGATGccttgttttataataatgttaggGCCAGATCCCACCAAAGAAGCAACGACAAGAGTTTGATGTTTTTAGCTTTGAGAATTTGATATTTGAGAAGAATCATTTTTTCTTTGATTCTTTGCATGCGAATGTCCTTAAATGAGTGAGATGTCTTTACtcacgaaaaatatataattgaaattattGCTATATTTATTACTAGGTACAATTAATTCTAGTGCTCTAAGAGTaagaataaaaaactaaaactgcGTCAAtcctgtttttctttttcacgtGTTTGTGTCTCTTTTTCGACGTCATCTTTCCTGTCAGAAGTAGTAGAAGTTTGATCGGATGTTTCTCCTACTATTTGGACACGTTTGGACTTATCAGTTTGTACTCCAACGGTTTTTAAACTTGATTTTCTTCTGGTTTTAAATTTGTCATCGTCAGCAGCATCTGAAACACGTTCTGTTTCAGGAGATACGTCCGTTTCCTCTATTGGCGGACTTTTAGACGTTGAAGGTTGACTGTATTCGTATCTAAATCCTTTAGGTTTTTGAACTTGATCTTGCGTAGGTTCTCTAACATCCGCCTTACGATAGAGCATTTCAATTTCTCCAGAATCTGCTGCCGATTCCCTATTTTCGTCTGGGGCCTCGATCGTTTCTTGTGTTTGCTGCTTCGATTTTGTTTCCGATGAGGGGCCTTCTTCTGAGTATATAGAAACTAAAGAAGTAGCATCCGATGATGGAATTTTCTCAACTAAGTCATACAGCCATGTCACAATGAATGCTGCTTCTTCATCAACCAGTTTGTAGGTTCCTGCTTTAGCAAGTCTGTCCATTTCTTCAGGAATTAACGAAAGCGTAGAGCGACTGCTTTCACGCTGCGACACATAAAGTAAATCTTGACTCTGTGCATCTGCTCGTTCGTTTTCTTCGCTTACAGAGGTATCAGGCAATATAGTTCTTATTTGTACTTCATTTTGTTCCTGGATGATGAAAATGCGTTTCAAGAATGTATTTAAAGATAAACCAAACGATGATACTTATGGAAGTTTGcaaactattataaaataacagtgGAATTGCCTAATATATTGCGAAAAATGAGATACCAACCAGTATGTTGTCGATGTCTCCATGGAGCTGGGCAGAGATGCGCACTAACTGGAAGTCTACTGCCAACAGCACTCGCACCAGTGCCAGCAAGGCAGACAGCAGCCAGCACGCCGTGTGCAGCCAGGCCGACAAGATGGTCAGCCGCGTCGCCTGGTACACACCGCGGATGCGACGCTCGTGGGATAGGGTCGCCACGTTCACGGTGTACGAGCAACTGTGGGCCCAACCATTCATTTTACCAAACTAATCTGCATTAAATCAAACTGACTTTCAATTAAGCTACGCTCAACAAAATCTTGTACACATATGTACATGTTACTGTTTGAATGTGTATTTTCACAAATATAAGTTTCAGATTTCTATTTTGTCACAATAGATTGCCTCAACTTCAGCATTTGGAAATATTTGTCAAAAGTttgattatttcattaaataaactatttttatagttattgtaCGAACGTAGGACTGCCGGTAATTTCTCCTAGCTTGAGACAGAGTTCATGTAAGCCATAATGGGTGACAACTGAAGTGTAGACGCAGAGACCACCCATCAGCAAAGAGAATACAAATACCGGGGGTAATACTCGCCAAGGTCTCTGCAAACTAaagaagaaaacatacaaatagCAATATTGTTACTATTTTTTAGGAGAACAtattcaagaaaataatattacccgGTAAGTGTTCTACTTCCAGTGGAACACATAAGGAACATGGTGGTCCATACGAGGCCAAAGATCCCGGACACCAACGGGACAAACGTCGGGAGAGAACAGGTGCTCTTCTCAACCCACTGAGTGCTTAGGAAGTCCACAGGCACTGTAattcaattcataaataaaagtgGCTTCATTGGCTGtacgaaaaaataatttattggcaCTAATCAAAGTAGACTAATTTTAGAAGGTACATGTAAGCTACATATGTAAGTACTACATTTATCAGTTTCTTACGAATCTCAGCACATTTGCAGTGTCATAATACTTACAGACTCCAACATCCTTTGTGGAGGGAATGAACTCATAAATGACATTATGTTTGACCGTTGTCAAAGACAGGAGCTTCGGAAACAGTACGCATTTCTCGTCAAACAGGTACATTAGCATATGGAAACAAAATGTACAGAAGGAACCAAACACGAACGCCAGGAAAAACAGGAGGAGGTGTGCACCTGCAAATATCAATAGGTAAagtttataaaaccaaaaaagcGACTAGCCCGACCCGTGAATAGAACCCGAAACCTACCTCAGTCATAGCAGTCGCGCTTTCGACCACTAGACCAATGAGGCAGTCACAGTCACTAAGACTTATCATGTAAACATTACAGTTTCTACAGATCCTACTAGCTGCTTCTCGCAACGAGGTAAAGATGTATTGTGCACAGTAAATGCAATGATACACTTTAGTTTACAGTGATATCTAGATCTACTTTAAGTTGGATTGGATAATAACATAACGTACCCTTCCAAGCTCCATTGATTTCGGTTTCACTTCTTTCAATCAATCTTAACTCTTCGTATAATGGGACCCTATTCATTTTTACTTAAATTGATacagctttatatttttatttacaacaagcGACCCACTACATAAGATAATATTCTCCTAATTTTTTGACAGTCTGTCTATTTCTCTTTGACAAATTTAAGAATAAAACCAAGTACCTAATGTCTTTTTGGTCAAAGAAGATGTGAAAAAGTATGGTTTTTGGATGTTTGTGCTTTATGTTTCTACCACAGGGTTTCCACTCAAGTCAGCTTAACAGCTATGACCAAATCCGTGGCGACTGCTCCATCGGATATTTTTGGTGGGGTGTACCAGCATCATTTAGTACCGTCATGAAACGTTTACCTGCAGCCGGCACCTATAACTAAATTTACCTCA
The sequence above is a segment of the Helicoverpa armigera isolate CAAS_96S chromosome 20, ASM3070526v1, whole genome shotgun sequence genome. Coding sequences within it:
- the LOC110373374 gene encoding kinesin-1 heavy chain; its protein translation is MSNVKLAIRVRPFTEKELRSEKEPVPVVNVVDTNTVTITNIKVSLSGAGDSRERIRQYYADYTYDSVCSSTLPSYASQEKVFESIGQEVIASVSRGCSACVLAYGQSATGKTHTMMGMESQPGLIPRLCKALYEQQPVDFTISFLEIYNEKVHDLLSGEVPLPPCHSLPRRRGNARKDLRVREHPSRGPYVQNLRRVLVQDAEALLSLVAEGARRRRTAATRRNATSSRSHALLEIATPHATLHLADLAGSEKASWEGCGGGRQKEGANINKSLVALSNVISALVSGGATRGRFVPYRDSALTWLLKDCFTGGGSTFIIATVSPSVACYGESASTLRWAARARQLPTPRAASGGTHVATRAALQAQLNQLISELSRNHIRYVPETGKILFDNEHWALQSNEHDLRPTELDKTANIGNIMNITRPKPDATNSESTASSVASGSSDVINTMDKNTIIASEINKEMDKLFGPALERASSGDDLKVVAPLRLKKRQCRSQEVLAKEEISVVGQNSNLGSTLPSQSEDQINVVPSKEKPKIPSITILHDNQRAEIVASVTERLYTKLKKKEEAAVSKVESMVDRKIMEPLSELKICTNARQRLMELSQRAIRNKRRIGIPAHTQTRITVTRVRDQAIDVQTDLYSYISKNKRPYIFCRDATTETVPMTPRCKEIAVGPTGSLDSSDMSTETKRVVYKNSCAMTDVVMKNERCTQTLVVPPPRRKKRLSKHACSKENCNFSEDFSPTPVISINISQVYPVDMESQSSDDNSENLNLTNSKSSVVTTTPDLLTNHSTVDPHHIIDIGEDEIRVLVNVPETESPKIIPSIDKEKSAEYMQHNEEFPDTDLTLPRVSPNAVTKANSSDIKNMILGRNQNIYPYNIILSPPKERDTKRIVTFEDTRSDQTNVPALETAINCENVSIKNDTTSDNMTTSEKDFPECDKDYESICSDTTESSKVDTDSFIWKKGGSRTLGSLKKNYVPVYKSTKYKTTKARVLKDFMGFESEENEIGFSNNEGQKTYRDASSSDSRDTDNAWEYKSRRRKPYYGNSCFNHDNDCSHDSIDEFQSSERKLLESCSNLEETINKYENYVSNYKKGNKVDSVEPIMRRPKEYLQHLVQLRREVVKAESDNTDSSLDCRK
- the LOC110373373 gene encoding probable cytochrome P450 6a14 translates to MSFFLTQVFNTQTIVFVTFAVIYTFLWFRYKFTYWSKRGVVGPEPEFIFGNIKKVIKRKEQFFQPYYDNYFKYKHLPYIGMYSFHQPVLSIHDPDIAKLMLIKDFDSFQSRGTYDGGVGDPLAANLFNISGKRWKSLRLKMTPTFTPGKLKTMYPIVEDIANQALSYVDVLQSNKETVNFSDFYSKYAMEIIGNVGFGVECNGFVNPKSEFYVRGHEYFDHQSHYWRLIRAFAFFAPDTFDSLKIRRISSKIENFFCGIVKRTVEYRQKHRVTRNDFLQTLIELKNGHVVDEQGKVKYTITDFPFSMTDVAANTMLYMIAGYETSATTGQFAAYQLALNPHIQARARQEVLTVLEKYGGECTYEAQNEMVYLNMILDETMRMHPSMRALFRRCNKDYKLPNSDLVIEKGTMVFIPIHAIQMDPDIFPEPEKFDPERFSPENKAKLHPCHWMPFGEGPKKCLGVRQGYIQSKMALIKVLHKYELILDDRTEVPMKIKNSSLVYAAHGGVWLKLRRLDT
- the LOC110373479 gene encoding uncharacterized protein LOC110373479, coding for MNRVPLYEELRLIERSETEINGAWKGAHLLLFFLAFVFGSFCTFCFHMLMYLFDEKCVLFPKLLSLTTVKHNVIYEFIPSTKDVGVLPVDFLSTQWVEKSTCSLPTFVPLVSGIFGLVWTTMFLMCSTGSRTLTGLQRPWRVLPPVFVFSLLMGGLCVYTSVVTHYGLHELCLKLGEITGSPTCSYTVNVATLSHERRIRGVYQATRLTILSAWLHTACWLLSALLALVRVLLAVDFQLVRISAQLHGDIDNILEQNEVQIRTILPDTSVSEENERADAQSQDLLYVSQRESSRSTLSLIPEEMDRLAKAGTYKLVDEEAAFIVTWLYDLVEKIPSSDATSLVSIYSEEGPSSETKSKQQTQETIEAPDENRESAADSGEIEMLYRKADVREPTQDQVQKPKGFRYEYSQPSTSKSPPIEETDVSPETERVSDAADDDKFKTRRKSSLKTVGVQTDKSKRVQIVGETSDQTSTTSDRKDDVEKETQTREKEKQD